One region of Spiroplasma culicicola AES-1 genomic DNA includes:
- a CDS encoding serine hydrolase domain-containing protein produces MMKNSIKKINEFIENKYFTGASLIVSKNKQIIFKQHFGLNDVNLKTQFNDKTLFRAYSMTKPLTVIAFLILVQQNKLNFDTLLEDIFPCFKNQTQLVNQNSKETQIVNQKITMHHLLTMTAGMTYHGNKNQTQIETAKFIKDFSSKKDFWDYETFCNNLSQIPLLFEPGSSWHYGLCLDVISAVVEKVSQQKFSQFIEEQIFNKLNMLDSGFYVKDKTNEAKIYNWSFDGENNKLDMINDFNFLFQDIYQDTPISLGGAGLITTALDYNKFLNFLLDGKDENQKQILDFKFIKKMSQDQLKDLRQYFKWTLNEDYSYGYGVRVRIENESYPKTQIGEFGWDGLLGSTGLVDPKNKITMNLMLSSKPGHNKMIESEFFDSFYKDVLEIK; encoded by the coding sequence ATGATGAAGAATAGTATAAAAAAAATTAATGAATTTATTGAGAATAAATATTTTACTGGTGCAAGTCTTATTGTTTCAAAAAATAAACAAATTATTTTTAAACAACATTTTGGTTTGAATGATGTAAATTTAAAAACTCAATTTAATGACAAAACTTTATTTAGAGCATATTCAATGACAAAGCCTTTAACTGTAATTGCATTTTTGATACTTGTTCAACAAAACAAACTTAATTTTGATACTTTATTAGAAGATATTTTTCCATGTTTTAAAAATCAAACTCAATTAGTAAACCAAAATAGTAAAGAAACTCAAATTGTAAACCAAAAAATTACAATGCATCATTTATTAACAATGACAGCTGGAATGACTTATCATGGAAACAAAAATCAAACTCAAATTGAAACTGCTAAATTTATTAAAGACTTTTCTTCTAAAAAGGACTTTTGAGATTATGAAACATTTTGTAATAATTTATCACAAATTCCATTATTATTTGAGCCAGGTAGTTCATGACATTACGGTTTATGTTTGGATGTAATTAGTGCTGTTGTTGAAAAAGTAAGTCAACAAAAATTTAGTCAATTTATTGAAGAACAAATTTTTAATAAATTAAATATGTTAGATAGTGGATTTTATGTTAAAGATAAAACTAATGAAGCTAAAATTTATAACTGATCATTTGATGGAGAAAATAATAAATTAGATATGATAAATGATTTTAATTTTTTATTTCAAGATATTTATCAAGATACACCAATTTCTTTGGGAGGAGCTGGATTAATAACTACTGCTTTGGACTATAATAAATTTTTAAACTTTTTACTTGATGGCAAAGATGAAAATCAAAAACAGATTCTAGATTTTAAATTCATTAAAAAAATGTCTCAAGATCAACTTAAAGATTTAAGACAATATTTTAAATGAACTTTAAATGAAGATTATAGTTATGGATATGGAGTAAGAGTTAGAATTGAAAATGAAAGTTATCCTAAAACTCAAATTGGAGAATTTGGTTGGGATGGTTTACTTGGCTCAACTGGATTGGTTGATCCAAAAAATAAAATTACAATGAATCTAATGTTAAGTTCTAAACCAGGACATAATAAAATGATTGAATCTGAATTTTTTGATTCATTTTATAAAGATGTCTTAGAAATAAAATAA
- the asnS gene encoding asparagine--tRNA ligase — protein MEIKQLVDTYQEYDQKEITLIARTRNHRQGKAVNFLIVNDGTTINDVQVVYKSDVKGFDSISEARISSIVEITGIVNLTPGKQQEFEIQATSLELLDQAVEDYPLQKKEHSPEFLREIAHLRARTKTFQSIFRIRSVAAFAIHEFFNKNNFVYVNAPIITENDAEGAGESFIVTTRTDGDYEQDFFGKKAALTVSGQLNAESYAQAFKKVYTFGPTFRAENSHTSKHAAEFWMIEPEVAFNDLAQNIELIEAMVKYTINYLFENAKVELEFCEANLEEGLIAKLDNVRNSKFAINTYAQVIEILQKAVADGHVFEESNIEFGLDLGTEHERYICEVVNKCPTFVTNYPKDIKAFYMKQNDDGKTVAAVDLLVPGIGELVGGSQREDDYDKLITRCKEMNIDPEELWWYNDLRKYGYYKSAGFGLGFERLIMYVTGSANIRDVISFPRTPKNLSF, from the coding sequence ATGGAAATCAAACAATTAGTTGATACATATCAAGAATATGATCAAAAAGAGATTACTTTAATTGCAAGAACAAGAAACCATAGACAGGGAAAAGCGGTTAACTTTTTAATTGTAAATGATGGAACAACAATTAATGATGTTCAAGTTGTCTACAAAAGTGATGTAAAAGGATTTGATTCAATTAGTGAAGCAAGAATTTCAAGTATTGTTGAAATTACTGGAATTGTAAATTTGACTCCAGGAAAACAACAAGAATTTGAAATTCAAGCAACAAGTTTAGAATTATTAGACCAAGCTGTTGAAGATTATCCATTACAAAAAAAAGAACATTCACCAGAATTTTTAAGAGAAATTGCTCATTTAAGAGCAAGAACAAAAACATTTCAATCAATTTTTAGAATCAGAAGTGTTGCTGCGTTTGCAATTCATGAATTTTTTAACAAAAATAACTTTGTTTACGTAAATGCCCCAATCATTACAGAAAATGATGCAGAGGGTGCAGGAGAATCATTTATTGTTACAACAAGAACTGATGGAGATTATGAACAAGATTTCTTTGGTAAGAAAGCAGCTTTAACAGTTTCAGGACAATTAAATGCAGAGTCATATGCACAGGCGTTTAAAAAAGTTTATACATTTGGACCAACTTTTAGAGCAGAAAATTCACATACTTCAAAACATGCTGCTGAATTTTGAATGATTGAACCTGAGGTTGCTTTTAATGATTTAGCTCAAAATATCGAATTAATTGAAGCAATGGTTAAATATACAATTAACTATTTATTTGAAAATGCAAAGGTTGAATTAGAATTTTGTGAAGCAAACTTAGAAGAAGGTTTAATTGCAAAATTAGATAACGTTAGAAATTCTAAATTTGCAATTAATACTTATGCACAAGTAATTGAAATTTTACAAAAAGCAGTAGCTGATGGACATGTTTTTGAAGAATCAAATATTGAATTTGGACTTGATTTAGGAACAGAACATGAAAGATATATTTGTGAAGTTGTAAACAAATGTCCTACATTTGTTACAAATTATCCAAAAGATATTAAAGCATTTTACATGAAACAAAATGATGATGGCAAAACAGTTGCTGCAGTTGACTTGTTAGTTCCTGGAATTGGAGAACTAGTAGGGGGTAGTCAAAGAGAAGATGACTACGATAAACTAATTACTAGATGTAAAGAAATGAATATTGATCCAGAAGAATTGTGATGATATAACGATTTAAGAAAATATGGTTACTATAAATCTGCTGGATTTGGACTTGGCTTTGAAAGATTAATTATGTATGTAACAGGATCTGCAAATATTAGAGATGTTATCTCATTCCCAAGAACCCCAAAAAACTTATCTTTCTAA
- a CDS encoding fructose-specific PTS transporter subunit EIIC, with the protein MKILKKENVFLDVEIKSKQEMFDFIATKAVELKIVKDKQNLIDMFNKREQESSTAFEDGFSIPHAKISGIKNASIICVRSSKNLEWESLDGKPTNISIALIIPEDGAEEHLSVLSDIATKLMRDEIRKSLKEAKTSEDFVNALNAKVEKKATVKKTDKDLKIVAITACVVGVAHTYMAEDKLLEVLGAEGYNIRVETQGSKGVGTPLTKSEIDQADIVILATDTKVDTSRFVGKKLYSTHVARAIKEPLKVLKDALDNGKILASTTGEFSNENGVAKEREGVLKHILAGISYMIPIIILGGIMLAASIGIAKAIWGYDAGTKGPAIEFDPITGEAIAWKYPWNPLAIMEMIGGASFTLMIPILGGYIAYSIAGRAALAPAMVGAFIGNSASNFMPLPGMDNVTTPMGFIGAIIAGLLVGYYVRWVNTWNVPKSLRAAMPIFFIPITAGIGISILFIYVLGGPIGYVMQEFSLVIENAYTDPKFGVALGIGLGLLIGAMASFDMGGPINKIAFVTCSALITQGIAYPMGTMAAAIPVAPLGMGLTSLIFKRFFTKDEQGMGTAAVIMGTIGISEGAIPFAIRDPKRAIACNILGGMVAGAIAGAFKIEDFAAHGGPIVAFLGAVPYGWQTVVYFGAVAAGVTTIVLVYGLWLVASLGKVGSLKEAHVNMIEELINERNDEITKLKMEISNAKKTIKNSTVQSEIDSLNKLISTNMDEIKNIKEQFKIKVETAKTAYKSIKPEELNYLKANKENLKSFMDLQKQEKNAQLAELKNQKTQVFSSLNPLQKKEFNKNFIVSKEAIDINYTNNLYEKHVEMSSKFVNQYKNNLK; encoded by the coding sequence ATGAAAATTTTAAAGAAGGAAAATGTGTTTTTAGATGTTGAAATAAAAAGTAAACAAGAAATGTTTGATTTTATTGCAACAAAAGCTGTTGAATTAAAAATTGTTAAAGATAAACAAAATCTAATTGATATGTTTAATAAACGTGAACAAGAAAGTTCAACAGCCTTTGAAGATGGTTTTTCAATTCCACATGCAAAAATTAGTGGAATTAAAAATGCATCTATTATTTGTGTAAGATCATCCAAAAATCTTGAATGAGAATCACTTGATGGTAAACCAACCAATATTTCTATTGCATTGATTATTCCAGAAGATGGTGCAGAAGAACACTTAAGTGTATTAAGTGATATTGCAACAAAATTGATGAGAGATGAAATAAGAAAAAGTTTAAAAGAAGCAAAAACAAGTGAAGACTTTGTTAATGCTTTAAATGCAAAGGTTGAAAAAAAAGCAACAGTTAAAAAAACAGATAAAGATTTAAAAATCGTTGCTATTACTGCGTGTGTAGTGGGGGTTGCACACACTTATATGGCAGAAGATAAATTATTAGAAGTTTTGGGAGCCGAAGGTTATAACATAAGAGTTGAAACTCAAGGTTCAAAAGGAGTTGGAACTCCTTTAACAAAATCAGAAATTGATCAAGCTGACATTGTAATTTTGGCAACAGACACAAAAGTTGATACTTCAAGATTTGTTGGCAAAAAACTATATTCAACTCATGTAGCAAGAGCTATTAAAGAACCATTAAAAGTATTAAAAGATGCTTTAGATAATGGAAAAATATTGGCTTCAACAACAGGAGAATTTTCAAATGAAAATGGTGTTGCTAAAGAACGTGAAGGTGTCTTAAAACACATTCTTGCTGGAATTAGTTACATGATTCCAATTATTATTTTAGGAGGAATTATGTTAGCTGCCTCAATTGGAATTGCAAAAGCAATTTGAGGATATGATGCTGGAACAAAAGGACCTGCAATTGAATTTGACCCAATAACTGGTGAAGCAATAGCATGAAAATATCCATGAAATCCATTAGCAATTATGGAAATGATTGGAGGAGCTTCATTTACATTAATGATTCCAATTCTTGGAGGATATATAGCTTATTCTATTGCTGGTAGAGCTGCGTTAGCTCCAGCAATGGTGGGTGCATTTATAGGAAATAGTGCTTCAAACTTCATGCCATTACCAGGAATGGATAATGTAACAACACCAATGGGATTTATTGGAGCAATTATTGCTGGACTTTTAGTAGGTTACTATGTTAGATGAGTAAATACTTGAAATGTTCCAAAATCATTAAGAGCTGCGATGCCAATATTCTTTATACCAATTACAGCTGGAATTGGAATATCAATCCTATTTATTTATGTACTTGGAGGACCAATTGGTTATGTAATGCAAGAATTTTCATTAGTAATTGAAAATGCATATACTGATCCTAAATTTGGAGTAGCATTAGGAATTGGTTTAGGTTTATTAATTGGAGCAATGGCTTCATTTGATATGGGAGGACCAATTAATAAAATTGCCTTTGTTACTTGTTCTGCATTAATTACTCAAGGTATTGCATATCCAATGGGAACAATGGCAGCTGCAATTCCAGTTGCTCCATTAGGAATGGGATTAACTTCATTAATCTTTAAAAGATTCTTTACAAAAGATGAACAAGGAATGGGAACTGCTGCAGTTATTATGGGAACAATCGGAATCTCAGAAGGAGCTATCCCATTTGCAATTCGTGATCCAAAAAGAGCCATCGCATGTAACATCTTAGGTGGAATGGTTGCAGGAGCAATTGCAGGAGCATTCAAAATTGAAGACTTTGCAGCACACGGAGGGCCAATTGTTGCCTTCTTAGGAGCAGTTCCATATGGATGACAAACTGTTGTTTACTTTGGAGCAGTTGCTGCAGGAGTTACAACTATTGTATTAGTTTATGGACTATGATTAGTAGCTTCATTAGGGAAAGTTGGAAGTTTAAAGGAAGCTCATGTAAATATGATTGAAGAGTTAATTAATGAAAGAAATGATGAAATTACCAAATTGAAAATGGAAATTTCAAATGCCAAAAAAACTATTAAAAATTCAACTGTGCAAAGTGAAATTGATAGTTTAAATAAATTAATTTCAACTAATATGGATGAAATTAAAAATATTAAAGAACAATTTAAAATAAAAGTAGAAACTGCAAAGACTGCTTATAAATCAATTAAACCTGAAGAGTTGAATTATTTAAAAGCAAATAAAGAAAATCTTAAATCATTTATGGATTTACAAAAACAAGAAAAAAATGCTCAGTTAGCAGAATTAAAAAATCAAAAAACACAAGTATTTAGTTCATTAAATCCATTGCAAAAAAAAGAATTTAATAAGAACTTTATAGTTTCAAAAGAAGCAATTGATATAAATTATACAAATAACCTTTATGAGAAACATGTTGAGATGAGTAGTAAATTTGTAAACCAATATAAAAACAATTTAAAATAG
- a CDS encoding RDD family protein yields MSLDNNLGIYNTKTSSWMCEKPHLGRVFFARLIDVIIVSIPLVLVLVFYRASNLTSAIIVSSTNFVTLFLYFVVLANFFNGNSLGKLIMNLRLVKEEKQKIKFSEILRREIYYVFIPFFIQIIFQSLIVIVFYTLNKDNDGEETIGKSTIILLQNLSYLLYTCWFMYICITIWLQKNYQSAIDHKLKIFAVKINWNSKTQTEIKVVDQQKNNHVHLKDNKPGLVNLDLLELEDENDEE; encoded by the coding sequence ATGTCATTAGACAATAACTTAGGCATTTATAATACTAAAACCTCTTCTTGAATGTGTGAAAAACCGCATTTAGGAAGAGTTTTTTTTGCTAGATTAATTGATGTAATTATTGTTTCAATTCCTTTGGTTTTGGTTTTGGTGTTTTATAGAGCAAGTAACTTAACAAGCGCAATTATTGTTTCGTCAACTAACTTTGTCACTTTATTTTTGTATTTTGTAGTACTTGCAAATTTCTTTAATGGCAATAGTCTTGGAAAACTAATTATGAATTTAAGATTAGTCAAAGAAGAAAAACAAAAAATTAAGTTTAGCGAAATATTGCGCAGAGAAATATATTATGTTTTTATTCCTTTTTTTATTCAAATTATTTTTCAATCATTAATTGTTATTGTCTTTTATACTTTAAATAAGGATAATGATGGTGAAGAAACTATTGGAAAATCAACAATTATACTTTTACAAAATTTAAGTTATCTATTATATACATGTTGATTTATGTATATATGTATAACAATTTGATTACAAAAAAATTATCAATCAGCAATTGATCATAAACTTAAAATATTTGCAGTTAAAATTAATTGAAATTCAAAAACTCAAACTGAGATTAAAGTTGTTGATCAACAAAAAAATAACCATGTACATTTAAAAGATAACAAACCAGGATTAGTTAATCTTGATTTACTAGAATTGGAAGATGAAAATGATGAAGAATAG
- a CDS encoding glycosyltransferase family 2 protein: MLISFVVVSQEVEESIENTMNSIAYQTDDDYEIILVSDRSIVENTKETFGKDKFWANNNFKLVLNNSVQGVSVSWNSAIDLAEGKYIKFVNQGDTLDQNFVATVKKELAKHAKEEIDVVEYKGKMFGLNDSETDIFLEPDKIYDLSQEFCPYAFTNVTLFNKLFRTKLLQEFGFKFRRFVRFDLLFVYKVLGQTEKYLYLDSPAIENYLIEPVAYSAFDLVNQWTHILNYYRRIAKFKELKDQLNYAYYKTMVHIWLWLIKQYNNKLLMKKATNFASRKFEDKKADFIKNNSVFVNTPDEKFKTICLSFEKYIKEILKLAK; this comes from the coding sequence ATGTTAATTTCGTTTGTTGTAGTTTCACAAGAGGTTGAAGAAAGCATTGAAAATACTATGAATAGTATTGCTTATCAAACAGATGACGATTATGAAATCATACTTGTTTCTGATAGATCAATTGTAGAAAATACAAAAGAAACATTTGGAAAAGATAAATTCTGAGCAAACAACAATTTTAAATTAGTTTTAAATAATTCAGTACAAGGAGTTTCAGTTTCATGAAACTCAGCAATTGACTTAGCTGAAGGAAAATACATTAAGTTTGTAAATCAAGGAGATACATTGGATCAAAACTTTGTAGCTACAGTGAAAAAAGAACTTGCAAAACATGCAAAAGAAGAAATTGATGTTGTTGAATATAAAGGCAAAATGTTTGGTTTAAATGATTCAGAAACAGATATTTTCTTAGAACCAGATAAAATTTATGATTTAAGTCAAGAATTTTGTCCGTATGCATTTACAAATGTAACTTTATTTAATAAATTGTTTAGAACTAAATTGTTACAAGAATTTGGCTTTAAATTTAGAAGATTTGTTAGATTTGACTTATTATTTGTATACAAAGTATTGGGACAAACAGAAAAATACCTATACTTAGATTCACCAGCAATTGAAAACTATTTAATTGAACCAGTTGCCTACTCAGCATTTGATTTAGTAAATCAATGAACACATATTTTAAACTACTACAGAAGAATTGCAAAATTTAAAGAATTAAAAGATCAATTAAATTATGCATATTATAAAACTATGGTTCACATTTGATTATGATTGATTAAACAATATAATAATAAATTATTGATGAAAAAAGCAACTAATTTTGCAAGTAGAAAATTTGAAGATAAAAAAGCTGATTTTATCAAAAACAATTCTGTTTTTGTAAACACACCAGATGAAAAATTTAAAACAATTTGTCTTTCATTTGAAAAATACATCAAAGAAATTCTTAAATTAGCTAAATAG
- a CDS encoding ATP-dependent helicase, whose product MNELLKSLNDPQLDSVITTDVPLRIIAGAGSGKTRVITTKIAYLIEKENLNPYKILAVTFTNKAANEMKERVRKITQDNFRTPYIMTFHSFCVRVLREDFEYVGLPKEFTIIDTSDQTKIVRKILKDLDMNDSKSKPEKKILAKISNWKSSFTTWQEAYDESLNHLYKSYAKVYRKYNEFLEEKGYVDFDDLILKVHTLFKTNIEIRSKWANRFDYILVDEFQDTNYTQFDLIKWLTSGRNCLTVVGDPDQTIYSWRGAKVNIILNFEKEFKNARTVMLKQNYRSTKPILDLANDLIDNNKNREKKDIFTEKHEGEKVSIKEANSKNFEAKYVSKKIKELVESKQYNYSDIFVLYRTNAWSFEFEKEFANNKVPFQMVGGFQFRDRKVIKDTTALLRAIVVKDDLSFDRIFGFIPKVGAVTSEKLFNLAHENNLNMFDLLVNHLDLVKTITKNLNDLSYALSYAAKMFEENKNLIDICQTLIKTTGYQDRLDLKDKEDVESLQNLEAYYDQMKQFDLDYDSEPQTLKRLVKFLQEESLGDAEQEIQVPNKVTLLTIHAAKGLENKIVFITGVNKDVFPSRMSFSSIESLEEERRAFYVAITRAQELLYISYVSGEYSYISGGSLSPSKFIGELDPNLYEIEKNIFFHSPTEMSSQKYDSGVIHTKPEKLDAGVKVGDAIEHMMFGEGIVTKVLDKFISVSFKKAAYGTKTLPINTTAWTKKDY is encoded by the coding sequence ATGAATGAATTATTAAAGAGTTTGAATGATCCTCAATTAGACAGTGTAATTACAACTGATGTTCCTTTAAGAATAATTGCTGGAGCTGGTAGTGGTAAAACAAGAGTTATTACTACTAAAATTGCATATTTAATTGAAAAAGAAAATTTAAATCCATATAAAATATTGGCAGTTACATTTACAAATAAAGCTGCCAATGAAATGAAAGAACGAGTAAGAAAAATTACTCAAGATAATTTTAGAACACCTTATATCATGACCTTCCACTCATTTTGTGTAAGAGTATTAAGAGAAGATTTTGAATATGTGGGACTTCCAAAAGAATTTACAATTATTGATACAAGTGATCAAACAAAAATTGTGAGAAAAATATTAAAAGATTTAGACATGAATGATTCTAAATCAAAACCAGAAAAAAAGATTTTAGCAAAAATTAGTAATTGAAAATCAAGTTTTACAACTTGACAAGAAGCATATGATGAAAGTTTAAATCATTTGTATAAAAGTTATGCAAAGGTTTATCGCAAGTATAACGAGTTTTTAGAAGAAAAAGGTTATGTTGATTTTGATGATTTAATTTTAAAAGTGCATACTTTATTTAAAACAAATATTGAAATTAGAAGTAAATGAGCAAATCGCTTTGATTATATTTTAGTGGATGAGTTTCAAGATACAAACTATACTCAATTTGATTTAATTAAGTGATTAACATCTGGAAGAAATTGTTTAACAGTGGTAGGAGATCCTGACCAAACAATTTATTCTTGAAGAGGTGCTAAAGTTAATATTATTTTAAACTTTGAAAAAGAATTTAAAAATGCAAGAACTGTCATGTTAAAACAAAATTATCGTTCAACAAAACCAATCTTAGATTTAGCAAATGATTTAATTGATAATAATAAGAATCGAGAAAAAAAAGATATTTTCACAGAAAAACATGAAGGTGAAAAAGTATCAATTAAAGAAGCAAATTCAAAAAACTTTGAAGCAAAATATGTTTCAAAAAAAATTAAAGAACTTGTTGAGTCAAAACAATATAACTATTCAGATATATTTGTTTTATACAGAACAAATGCTTGATCATTTGAATTTGAAAAGGAATTTGCAAATAATAAAGTTCCGTTTCAAATGGTTGGGGGATTTCAATTTAGAGATAGAAAAGTAATTAAAGATACAACAGCGTTATTAAGAGCAATTGTTGTTAAAGATGATTTATCATTTGATCGTATATTTGGCTTTATTCCTAAAGTTGGAGCTGTTACTAGTGAAAAATTATTTAATTTAGCACATGAAAATAATTTAAATATGTTTGATTTGTTAGTAAATCATTTAGATTTAGTAAAAACAATTACTAAAAACTTAAATGACTTAAGTTATGCTTTAAGTTATGCTGCAAAAATGTTTGAAGAAAATAAAAACCTAATTGATATTTGTCAAACTTTAATCAAGACAACAGGTTATCAAGATCGATTAGATTTAAAAGATAAAGAAGATGTTGAATCTTTGCAAAACTTAGAAGCATATTATGATCAAATGAAACAATTTGATTTGGATTATGATAGTGAACCTCAAACTTTAAAACGTTTAGTAAAATTTTTACAAGAAGAATCACTTGGTGATGCAGAACAAGAAATTCAAGTTCCAAACAAAGTAACATTATTAACAATTCATGCTGCTAAAGGACTTGAAAATAAAATAGTTTTTATTACAGGTGTAAATAAAGATGTCTTTCCTTCAAGGATGAGTTTTAGTTCAATTGAATCATTAGAAGAAGAAAGACGTGCTTTTTATGTTGCAATTACAAGAGCACAAGAATTGCTATATATTTCGTATGTTTCAGGAGAATATTCATATATATCTGGGGGAAGTTTAAGTCCTTCTAAATTTATTGGAGAGCTTGATCCAAATTTATATGAAATTGAAAAAAATATCTTTTTCCATTCTCCAACAGAAATGTCAAGTCAAAAATATGATTCAGGAGTCATTCATACTAAACCAGAAAAATTAGATGCTGGAGTTAAAGTTGGTGACGCTATTGAACATATGATGTTTGGAGAGGGAATTGTTACCAAAGTATTAGATAAATTTATTTCAGTAAGTTTTAAAAAAGCTGCATATGGTACAAAAACTTTACCTATTAATACAACAGCTTGAACCAAAAAAGATTATTAA
- a CDS encoding alpha/beta hydrolase has product MKKKIKKPKVTLINNIKKGFRRIYGNMERPFKPSKKTIKKSTSPTVDLLTTNNICKKFYKRPQLMIEDFENVKLIDFQSRDGLKLSGLLYTPNKDSNKWVIACHWFAGHKNWGLHHAKVFAKLGYNIMAFDFRGHGGSQEDSTTMGAKEHWDLMGAVDWLKANQKIDLLAFMGTSMGAFTVNYCSLKYADELKEVNFKFVVSDCTYGSIFRLLIHVRNIYLWIIPKRRIKNIVKKIIEKHNKKEIEVDFNQASIFELLRNGYKPQFPTLFLHSKDDKVTPPTDTYELMLERSKYIEDDHLVYSFSMHTQGIRYHFKTFNYKIAEFIKKNDDEVNFDQIVDEWELLEFNKLDRLSLKLK; this is encoded by the coding sequence ATGAAAAAGAAAATTAAAAAACCAAAAGTAACATTGATTAATAACATTAAAAAAGGTTTTAGAAGAATTTATGGAAATATGGAAAGACCTTTTAAACCTTCAAAAAAAACAATTAAAAAAAGTACTTCTCCAACTGTTGATCTTTTAACTACAAATAATATTTGTAAGAAATTTTATAAACGTCCTCAATTAATGATTGAAGATTTTGAAAATGTTAAGTTAATTGATTTTCAATCAAGAGATGGTTTAAAACTTTCTGGACTTTTATATACTCCAAATAAAGATAGTAATAAATGAGTGATTGCTTGTCATTGATTTGCAGGACACAAAAATTGAGGTTTACATCATGCAAAAGTATTTGCAAAACTTGGTTATAACATTATGGCTTTTGACTTTCGAGGACATGGTGGTTCACAAGAAGATTCAACAACAATGGGAGCTAAAGAACATTGAGATTTAATGGGAGCAGTTGATTGATTAAAAGCAAATCAAAAAATTGATTTATTGGCATTTATGGGAACAAGTATGGGAGCTTTTACTGTTAACTATTGTTCTTTAAAATATGCAGATGAATTAAAAGAAGTTAACTTTAAATTTGTAGTTTCAGATTGTACTTATGGAAGTATTTTTAGATTATTAATTCATGTAAGAAACATTTATTTGTGAATTATTCCAAAAAGAAGAATCAAAAATATTGTTAAAAAAATTATTGAAAAGCATAATAAAAAAGAAATTGAAGTTGATTTTAATCAAGCAAGTATTTTTGAGTTATTAAGAAATGGATACAAACCTCAATTTCCTACTTTATTTTTACATAGTAAAGATGATAAAGTCACTCCACCAACTGATACTTATGAGTTAATGTTGGAAAGAAGTAAATATATTGAAGATGATCATTTGGTATATTCATTTTCAATGCACACACAAGGAATTAGATATCATTTTAAAACTTTTAATTATAAAATAGCTGAATTCATTAAAAAAAATGATGATGAAGTTAATTTTGATCAAATTGTTGATGAATGAGAATTATTAGAATTTAATAAATTAGATAGATTATCACTAAAACTAAAATAA